Within Rhododendron vialii isolate Sample 1 chromosome 12a, ASM3025357v1, the genomic segment CAAGAGAagccaagagagagaaagaaaccaagaaCAGTCAAGCCAAGTCAAGAGAAGCCAGAGAGAGAAACGGTCAGGAGAGCCAAAAAACAGCCATGAGCGAGAGAAGTCATAACAATAGTCATTTGAGGTGAAATCCAAATGCACGAGCTGGTTCTATATTACTACGAATGCCCGACGGATAGCGACGGAATTTTGGCAGCCCGCCGAGAGCGAAAATTTCACAGGACCTAGAtcttatagctctgataccatgttaaatataAGAAAAGAGATGTTTTATTGAACTCGCTAATGAAACTGTACATTGAGGCatttatttatacaaaatgAATGAGCCTAACTATGAAAGGAAATCATCCCAATTATAATGAAGTCGTAATCAATtacaattaaaataaaatcaagacaATCAtataatatcgtaatcatatcagcacatgattatgatattatatgattaCTATATTCTAACACCAATGTTCTAATCATCTACACtatcaacaaaagaaataggtgtggaaagaaatggaatttgagaaagagagaatgaaCACACAcccatatacatacatacaaatCATAATCGAACCGAATCTGATCGGTTATCACATAGCCTCCACCATACCTGTACCCACGGGAAACAAATCGGTTATAGTTTGGAGAAAAACATCGATTAAGATTCAGGTATCCATCGTCTGCcaatagaaattaaaagaacatGACTTTTAGGCGTGTCAAATGAACCTGAATATATCGTCTGTTGCTTTTGTTGCTTAATGGAATTCAACGTTTGACAGTCATCAACATGATGGAGTACTATATTTATTTGCTTAGAAGTCTCTCCACTCTAAGGAACTTGAAGAGGCTCTAGTCCACCTTCTAAGTTGATAAAGTCTCCAAtccatttttaacattttatagTAGGCTCAGTCCAGTTCATTTCAATTTAATACTTATACCCTCTCGCCACTTAATTGCCGGGAAGTTGATCGGCGCCTGAAAGTTCGCCAAAAAATTTAGGCATTTTCCTATGGTTCTAAGGTGTACTTAgttcatagggttttagtggcTTATGTATTTCCATTGGGTTTAGGATTataggtactttcatagggttttagtagtttagacactttcatagggttttagtgatTTAGGCACTCTGGCAAACTTTCTAGCGAACTTTTTAGTGGTGATGTGGCgggagggggggtgggggtgggggtgggggtgggggtggagGGAGGTGGGCTTATTAAGCAAGTGGACTAGGGACTCTACAAATTCTTGAGGTGGACTAGAGACTTTACAAGTTTCTTATGGTGGACTTATCACTAaatctctcttttatttttggtgAAAGTACACAGAGACCCGTCAACTAAGTTTTTTTTCCACAGAAACGCTCTAACATTTAAAACCACCcatacagaccccctcaactatatgaaatgaaaaattggcTAACCTTGTTAACGGAATAAGGAAAAATGACGATTCTACCCCTAAAAATTGCCCACACTGACCCCCGTCATCCATAGAAATTGTCCATGTTGATCCCTTCATCTTAACAGTCTTTTTGACAGAAAAGTGCTGAGTGGTTGACGGTTATAGTTGAGGAGATCTGTATGAGTGAttttaaataagaaaatgatattgacactccaaaaattgatagaggcactctaaaaaataaaggaatgtggctttgaaattacactgattttggagtgccttcatcaatttttggagtgacaaTATCATTTACCTTTTAAATATTGGGGGTCTCTATAAAAAAAGTTATAGTTGAGGAGATCTTCGTGTACTTTCACCCTTTTTTTCAAcacaaataaggaaaaaaacatcGCTAacctttttttgtgttcaatCAAAGacttattaatttttcaaagtcAAAGCATCCTTGGAGAGACATATTTAGAACTAGGGCTGCCCGAGGATCGGTTTGTTGCGGATTGGTCCGGTTTCCAATCCGATCTGCTTGCGGCGGATTGTCGTTTTCTCCATCCGTCAACTGTCCATAGTATTGTTTGATTGGTTCGGTTGGATGCGTTTTGGGCAGATCGGTTTGGGTGGTTTCAGCGGATTtgagaaagaaatttttttttttatacacaccaaaaaattgaaaaataaaaccctaaaacttCAAGTCCgccacaaattcaaaaaagcCTAAACCAACATTACTTAAAAATTAAGTTACTTTCATCCACCCTAAAGTTTAAAGGTAAACTATTAGACGCCAATAATACTCAAACTTGGAGCTAGACTAGAACATGACCTTGATTCAAATTCTaatataccaaaaaaatagagaaggttattaacattttcaacataaaatataaaaatatcaTAGAATACATGTTTATTACTTTATTACCtatgaaattaattttgttcaacTTGCTCAACATCATCCATAacctttgaaagagaaataagaacaTTGTTGATTGGGCGTATTAGCCGGATTAAGTGGAACCGAACCGATCCGATCCAATCCGGATCCgtcaaaattaatatttttagaTCCATATCCGTCCATAGCATGCCTCAGTTTGATTTGGTGCAGATTGAGCGGATTAGGCGGTTCAATTTAGCCGCTAAACAACCATATTTAGAACCGGAGTCGAACTTTTAGCATGAAAATTTTTCACAACTAcatttgttttttatatttttttaaagtctTGGATTTTAACCTTTAATGGTACGTATCACATGTATGTCAACAATTCCTCGAAACTGAATGGTACGTATCACATGTATGTCAACAATTCCTCGAAACTGTGATGCAGTGCCGTAATGCAGTTATAAGGGCTAGTTTGCATATTACGTAAATTCATTGGTCAACAAGTTTCCTGAGCAAAATAGTAAATACGCAAAAAGCTCACTAAATatgtgggggcgtgatttcttcgtgctCCTTCTGGTGCGGCCGCCTTCGAATGTGGGACCGTGAATGCTAACGCCGGttttgatgtacctgcagaaccggagggggctgttcctccgggaagaagctccgatgattaagtcagtaggtggagagaagtttagtaagaacaatatgttggagagaaagaagtgttcttttagatttgatttttttggatcCCTCTCTCAATGGTcatgcttctctatttataggcaaagaggtgaagtgctgagcaagttggccatactttccacgtgtcacgttctgctcggttggcgccttctagcagggccagttaatgaacaccacttccctagtctttcagaaccacatgggttgatgtcagaatggtcacatcgttcagagatgtcatttCGAATGTCTGAGAGGACAGCTttcttatcagtagatatttatggaaggttccacaatTATCTCCAGGTTCGGCGGGACCCACGTCCGGCATGCGAATTATCCGAGCGTAGGATATCCCGGCCGAAGCACACCCTAGCCGAACAAACGGAAGTTCGTACCTGTGCGCCCGATAAGACCCCGAGCGACTTTATGTGTCGTACGTTCGGATATAGCCTATAAttgttcggtgaagtactcgtggtCCTGTCTATCCTTCGGTCCAGCCGATgtccaaacttatttacaggtgaactgTGATAGCTTCGATGATGGGTCAAACAGCATATGAACCCTCATCCCCCCTTttggaccttgtgaaccttcggatatttcggccccctacaatagcccctcaactccttcTTTTCTTGCTCGGAATGAAAGAGGAGTTGAATAAGAACCTGGCCGAACGAAGATATAAATCCGAAGAACCATATGTCTGAAGAGCGATCGACTAGACGAACCGTCAAAGTTGAACGGACAGAAACTATTTGAAACGCTTCGAGATGCGCGCGCAGCctttcattaaatgcttctGTAACCGTCGATTTGAATCGATGCCAGGTGTCACGATTTCATTGGGTGGTGGTACGGCATGCTTCACACCTGCCACATGTCCTTCATCGAGCGGCACATCAGTCTCCCGCCCAAATCCGACGGTCAGGGTGAGAAACCGCTTCGAATTCTACACCCAGTATAAAAggggagagggaaagagagagaaggttactctctctctaactctcgaTCGTTTTACTGTTCAAGCACCATTCCAGACTGAAATCGCCAGAAATCTGCATATTTGAAGGTTTTTGATCACAGATCTCTCTCGATTTCTCAGGTATTTCTCGAGCCCCTCCATTTCTCGATGCATTTTGAGTGTTTTTCGAatgttttccccctttttggtcgattctttcctttttgtttggacTGAAACAACCGCCAGATACCcaggtgttcatgtgttcttccgagcGTATGAACACCTTGAAatcgtgttcttccgaacacgagGGCATCTTCAGGCATGAGGTTTTTCCAAAGGGGCAGTCTTTAAGAAGCTTTACAAGCCCTGTTAAGCTTCTCAATCTCTGTTTCCCCATTGTTTCCCTGAGCGGTATAAGTCCTTCCTTCGGAATTTCTTCCGAGGGGAAATCGCTCGGGAAACAACCGAGCAGAGGTGGGATCTCTCCTAACGACACAAAACAACGAACGTAGGCACTTAGATTCctggccatgcaaatcgctaacggtcttatcccatgcacttatctgtttctaggtatggagtcTGCAAAGTCACCTTCTTCGGGCGAATCTTATCGGTCGGTGGATTCCGAAGATTCGGATTTTGGTAGATCCGATCCAGGGTTAGCCGAAGCTATAAGAGATTTCGCCCGGAACTACCGAACGGGATCAAGTGGAAGGATCCCCAAGGGCGTAGAAGGAGTCGACTACCCCGCCATGGTGGCTCCTCTCCGAACAGTGGGGCCGGACCCCGATATTATAGATATAGGTGAGTCGTCATCCGAGAATCCTCATGACGAAgcggaagaggaagaagaggccgAAGGAGATGACGAAACCGAGTCGAGACCAGGGACTCCACTTGTTTCGTCAAGCCGAGCGAATGAAGGGGCTGGATTTGCTGGGGAATCCTCGTCGCATCCGCCGAAGGTGAAGAGGAAGATCGTCCCGATGGACCCGGATGTGATCCCTGACCGAACGGGGAAGGACCCCTGCCCTTATTTGGAATGCTTCCAAGATAAGACGAGCCTGGACACCTTCCGAGCCGTTTACGACATCCCCGACGACGTTATCATTTCTCCAGTTCGAGGGAACCGAATAAGATACAGTGACGAACACGTCACCGTCCCCCTGATGGCAATCTCAGAAGGGGGCCTTCGGTTTCCGATGcacagagttttgagagagatactTCATCGTTTCAATCTCACTCCGTGCCAACTGAGCGTCAACTCCTACCGCATCATTCACTCGGTAATCGCCCTTGCCGAGGTGAAGATGTTTCGACTAGAAGCctttcacttttttgaaaattatatgatGTCGAGAAACGTTCGGTACTCTCGATACTACCTCTGTTCCCGGAGGAAGATGCAAAAGATCATTCCCGAGGGCATGTACGACTCGGAGAAGTGGGCTTCTGACTACGTCGAAGTTCGAGGAAATTTCCAATTCCCCGAACATGAATACGGTCAGTTTGAAATAGCCACACGCAGAGGAACGCCGAGTAAGAACACTTGTCCGttatttgaaatgtttatttcTGTTGCTCTGATTTCAGTTGTCAAAATTTAACTAACGATTTCATGCTTTTCTTCGGCAGATACCACCAAGATCAACAAGGTACTGTTAAGGGCGGCCAAAAGTTGCGGTCTTGCCGACTCCCTGCTCACTATCCCAGCGGAGGAAAGAGACGCCCCAACCATCCTCAAATATACAGCAACCTACGGCGGTCGGATCCGACGAAAGGTAACTGACGAGCCTGAGAAGTCCGAGGACATCCCACAAGAGCTCCAACCGAGCTTCGACAAACCCCTCCGAGGGTCAATCCGACTTCCAACCGAAGAAAAGACTTTCCTTGAACAACAAGAAGTTATGCCTCCGAGAAATATCAAGGAAGTTCTCCAGAAAAAGctggaggaaaaagagagggagaaggccCGACTGCAGAAGGCTGGAGGTGCAGCCGCTTCGGGCTCGGTCCCGAGCAAGAAAGTCCCACCTCCCCCACCCTCTAAAAAGCGACCACTGAGCGCTCCTCCTTCCCCGAAGGAACCATCTGCGAGCAAGAAGGTGAGGGCGGCCACTAAGGGAAAGGGCCGAGAAGTGGAGCACCCGAAGGAAGCCGCCGCAGAAGGAGAAGGGAGGGTGACTGCCTTCGACCTTGACACTCCATGGTGCCAAGCTTCATCACACTTTGCAAGAAACAGGTTCTCAAATCGGATAGCCTGAGGGAGGATCCCTCCCTGGCTTTCACTCTCCACTCGGGGCTAGCTTTGCCGAGGGATGTACAGAATCCCCCTTCTCTGAAAGCAGCCCTGAGTGAATACTACTATCACGTAGGAAGGGTAAGTAAATGCTTTTACACTtgcaaatttgttttgtttttgcacAAATGCCTTATTTCGTCGGAATGACTTTCGTTTTGCTTTGTTTACAGGCCACCCAGTCCATAATGAGTGCCCAGCTTCATCTCACCGAATATGACAAGAAGTCAAAACTGCAAAAGCAGTCGGTGGAATACAACAAGGCCCTGGCCGAGGAGTACAAGAAGGgcttggagcaatccgagctcgTGAGGCAAAGCCTCGAGGTTCAGGTCGCCAATCAAAACGACCTCATCAAGGGGTTGCAGGAGTCTACCGAGCAGACCAGAGCCGAGGGCAAAGATGAGGGGCTGGCCGAGGGGAGAGCCTTGGGGAGGGAAGAAATGAAGGAGCAGATGGAGAAAGAGGTGCAGGGGCAGTACGAGAAAGGATACGCCCAGGCCGAAGAAGACGTGACCGATCAAATCCTTGAAGTGCAGGATGAGATCAAGGAGGCCCAGCACAAAGAGAGCTTTATGCTCGGCTACAACATGGGTCTCGACGATGCAGGCGTTGAAGCTGACGACGAGAGGAGGAGTCTGGTGGAAATACCACCCTTCGCCCCTGCCGAAGTTACAGCAGAGGAGACAACAGCTGATGCTGTCGACTCGACCACTCTACCAGCCCCAGCCGACGCTCCAATCCCACCGGCCCAAACCGACACTCCAACCCCACCAGCCCCAGCCGACGCTGCAGCGGATTAGATTTGTTCTTGTTTagttctgtgtttttttttttttttttttttgcatatttttgaatATGGTTGGCTCCGAACAATGGGAACCCTGACGAACATTGAATGTAACTAAAACATggagaatttctttttgaatgacAATCGTTTATTCGTTCGGTATGGATGTTGTTTCcaagtatataaatatttgccaaGTCTTTTTATTCGGTATATACATCATAACTCAGAAATTTTCGAAATCTGTTCATTCGGAAGGACTATTTATGTGACTGAAGTTAATAAGAGATGAACTCAGGTTTACCCATATAGTAGCCCCCTGCCCTATTGTATTACTAGAGAAATAGAATAAGGCAGTAGGATGGGAAAACTGAACCGAAAGAGTGATCATGGTTTCGAGAGTGTCACCCGAACGAAAAAATGGCTTCgagaacaaacaaattatcatgggcttcgagaatttCACCCGAATAAACAAATGGCTTCGAGAACGTAAACCAAACAATCAAACTAGcatgggcttcgagaatttcacccgaacaaaagATGTTATCGGGGCTAGATGAAATACCCCAtatacaagaataaaaataaagcagaaGAGGTCAAATGGGGAATGCCAACACTAGCCATGGAATTTTCTCAGTTTTTGAGCATTCCACGGATTGGCGATTGGCGTTCCATCCATCTCAGCAAGCTTATAAACACCGTGCCCGATCTTCTCCACCACTCGGTAAGGGCCTTCATAGGGATCCTTCAGCTTGGTCAACTTTGTCGCTTCGGtaaccatccgaaggactaaATCCCCGACGTTGAATGGTCGAGCACGAACATTGCGGTTGTAGCCCCTTGCAACTTCTTGCTGGTACGCGGCGTGccgaaggttagcattgtcACGTAGTTCTTTGGCTAAATCTAACTCGGTACCCACAAGAGCACTGTTGTCGATAGGGTTAAAATTCTCCGTCCGAACTGTAGGGATCATAGTAGATAAAGGGAGGACAGCCTCCATACCGTAGGCCATAGCGAACGGAGTACGGCCGGTGGACCGCCGAGGTGTTGTTCGATAGGCCCACAAGAcgtgtggaagctcttccacccacTTACCGAGCTTCCGATCCAGACGGCGCTTCAGCCCCCGAGTGATTGTCTTGTTCGAtgcttcggcttgtccattaCCTTGAGGATATGCCACCGAGGAATTTTGGATGGTAATGTGGCGCTTCgcataaaaagctttgagaGCGGAGGCAACAAATTGGGAGCCATTATCAGAAAGGATGGCGTACGGTACGCCGAACCTGGAGATAATGTGCTTCCAAATAAAGCGTTCCACGTCCCCGGCGGTGGTCTTGATCATGGGGGAAGCttctacccacttggtgaacaaatctgtggcagtgagcatgtactcaaatcctccaggcgccttcggcatcttgccaactatgtcaaaagcccaaaccgcaAACGGCCACGGACTggtgatcattttaagggggaaTGCAGGTTGGTGGATGAGAGATGCTTGCTTTTGACACCGAACACAGAGCTTTACGTATTCTTCGGATTGTTtgaccatcttcggccaccaatagccttgtgTCAGGGCACGCTGTGCAAGGGACCGTCCTCCTGAGTGAGCCCCACAGCTACCCGAATGAAGTTCCTCCAAAACGGCTGGCACAAGGTCGTCGTGGACGACATGCAGATCGGGGCCAGTGAAAGTCCGTCGGTAGAGATTGTCATTCGGTCCCAAGAAAAAATTGGCGGCTCGGCAACGGATTTTGTACGCTTCGCGCTTGTTCGTCGGTAGCACTTGATTCTTCAGGTAAGCAACCACAGAATCCAGCTGGCTTGGGCCGAGGGCGATGGCCATAACCTGTTCAGACGGCTTTTCGAAGCTCGGTTTGGGGACCTCGTCAAAGGTGATGGTGCGACTACCCGAGGTCTTGTAAACTGAAGCAAGACCTGCAAGGGCGTCAGCATGGGCGTTATGCTCCCGAGCGATCCACTCCACTTCTACGCGTCCAAATCTTCCGAACAAAGCTAAGACGTGGCTCACGTAAGCATTCATACGTTgatctttggcttgataatcgTCGTTTAAATGCCCCACAATGAGCTGAGAGTCACAAAAGACATGAACCGAATCCGCATCCAgccgaagagcaagttggaggcCTGCAATTAGAGCTTCATATTCCGCCTCGTTGTTCGTCGCCGTGTACCCAATTGAAACCACGCTTTCATGAACAGTCCCGCTGGGTGAGACAAGGACGATGCCTGCACCAGCTCCATGAACATTAGAAGCTCCATCGACGGTCAGTCGCCAagcgtcgccggagaagagcttCCATTGTCGTTTGGGTTTTTTGCGTCCGAAGGAATACCGAGCACGGAGTGGTTCGGTTTGACAGACGGACGGCCCTTccaaaacttcttcttcttgaatccgAGCTTCATCAGCAGTAGTTGCCAGGGCATTGGCCTCGTCTTGTAAGCCGGGAgtgagttcggcaaagaagtcggccaaGACTTGCCCTTTGATAGCTGTCCGAGGCTCGAATTGGATGTCGAAGTTGGCCAAGTCTTGAGAGAATTTCAGGATTCGGCTCGACGTGTCCGTTTTCCAAAGaacagctttgagaggaaactcagtgaggaccacaatcctatgggattgaaagtagggcaggaggctcgttttagcagaaacgagagccaatgctaacttttccataggcagatacctcgtctgagaATCCGTCATCGTTTTACTGGAATAGAAGATCGGTTGATGGTCCATCCCCTCTCTCCGAACAAGAACCGCGCTCGTTGCATGGTCGGAAATGGCAAGGTAAAGATAGAGATCTTCATCGGGCAGGGGCTTGACGAGCAAAGGAGCGTGAGATAGGTATCGCTTTAAAGATTGCAGAGCTTGCTCGCATTCCTCTATCCATACAAACCTGCGTCGGCTTGTTGTGATTGCTCGGAAGAACGGGCGGCAGAGATCGCTCGAACGTCGAATGAAACGGTTCAAGGCAGCAACCATCCCCGTGAGCCGCTGTACCTCTTTAATTGTCCTTGGAGCTCGTAGCCGCTGCACAGCCAAAATTTGGGTAGGATCAGCTTCAATTCCTCGGCGACTCACCATGTATCCTAGGAATTTCCCCGAGCTAACGCCGAACGcacacttctcggcattgagacGTAGCTTCCTATGTTTTAGAACAGCAAAGACCTCTCCCAGATCTCGAAGGTGGTCCCGAGCGAACATGCTCCTGCAAACCAAATCGTCAATATAAGCTTCTACTTTTACGCCGAGCATGCCAGGAAACATCTTCGTGATGGAGCGTTGGAAAGTGGCGCCTGCATTCTTCAAGCCGAACGGGACAACCTTGTAGCAGAAGGTTCCCCGAGGCGAGATGAAAGCCATTTTTTCCTGATCTTCCGGATCCAGAGCGATTTGATGGTAGCCCCGATACGCGTCCCTGAAGCTTAAGCGCTCGCATCCTGCCGTTGCGTCTACCATCTGCTCAATCCGAGGAAGTGGAAATCGATCCATGGGGCAGGCGTCATTGAGGTTCGTGTAATCGACACAGACCCttagtttcccatttttcttcgggACTACCACTGGGTTGGCAAGCCAGGTGGGGTATAGCACTTCCCGAATGACGCCAGCTTCCAACAGTTGATTCACCTCTGCTATCACAGCTTCGGTGTGTGCGGCCGACGAGCGTCGGACTTTTTGCACAACCGGTCGCCTATTCGGATCTACATTCAATGAGTGCATGGCGAACGAAGGGTCCACGCCCGACATGTCTTGtggtgtccaagcaaagacCTCTATGTTTCTCATCAGGAATTGATACATCTCCTCACGTTCGTCCATGCTCAATGAactcccgatcaaaaaatatcttccttCTTCCCCAGGAATGGAAAAACGTATTAGCTCCTCGGCTGACCGTTGTTCGGCAAGTAcaccaacatcctcaatcactGGGATAGGAGCGGCAGCCACGCATTGTACCTCCATGCAGCTCTGTTTGTTCGTTacagtgctgatgtagcatttcttggattggatttgatcgCCTCGCAGGCTTTCCTGTCGTCCGTTCCATCCGACGAATTTGACCACCTGGTGATATGTTGAAGCAACCGCTTGCATTTCgtgtagccaggttcggccaagaatgaCGTTGTACGGACTTGGCGAAGCGACCACCACAAATTCGATCTCCAGGATGCGTGATCCAGCTCGCACAGGGAGGGTAGTCAGGCCGAGTGGCCAAACCGGGGCTCCCATAAAACTGACAAGGGGAGCTGACGCTGTCCGAAGTTGAGCGGGAGATAATCCGAGGCTCTGATAAGTAGAGAAAAACATGACATCggccgagcttccctgatctATCAATACCCGTTGTACGGTTGATTTTTCAATGGCAATAGTGACGACGAGGGCATCTGCATGTGGAAGTTGCACTCCTTTTAAGTCGTCGGAAGAAAAAGTTATGGTACCGCCGAAGCTCGGATCTTCCCATTTTCGCTTTCCCGAAGCTCCCACGTTGCAGACTGACGTAGAGGCGACAGCCCTGTCAATTTCTGAACGAAGTTCGGCCGCCCTTCCTTCGGATACTAGCCCTTGTATCACGCTTACGAGATTGCCAACAAGAGGGggaggtggaggaagtggaTTTTGCCGAACGTCGATCCACTAATTGAGGTGACCGGCAGCTGCTAGCTCTTCTAGATACCTTTTGAAAGGTGGGCATTGCGTGGTGTAATGGCCACGTTCCTTATGATACGTGCACATCCCCGGTCCGCTTCCGACGGTGCCTAAGAGTACtgttggccaaacaaagaacggCAATTTGCCAATGATGTTAAGAAGTTTATAAATAGGTTCAGTGAATACCGTACGTTCGGCGACGTATTCGTCCGGTCGGGGTTCTCTTTTCGTTTGTGTCCAGGATTGTGGTTGAGGGTGCTGCGGGGGTCGGCCCTTGTTGTTCGACTTGTTCGAGGCCTGGCCCGAGCTACCCTGGCTTCCTTGCCCTTGGCGAACGTTCGATACCTGCTTCTTCGGCCCTATCGTTTTGGCAGGTTCAGCCTTTGATGTATGTCGCTCGGCCATTGCTTCTTCGTGAACGCAATCTTTCTCGATTATTGTCATGAGCTCCCCCATTGTCTTAGGTGGATTTCGTGAGACGTCACGAAACATTGCCGAGGTTGGGTCCAATCCATTCATGAAAGACTCGGCTGCTACCCCTTGATCACAGTCGGGAATAAGgttatagacttcccagtaacGCTCGGTATAGAGTCGCAGTGTTTCTCCCGCCGTTCTTCGCATGTTCACCAGCATCGATAATGTCTTCGGTTGAATGTTGCTGGTGACGAAGCGTTTGCTA encodes:
- the LOC131309421 gene encoding uncharacterized protein LOC131309421, coding for MSQKSGKRPVDLNDPPRRPHTSSNREYSFQSRHDSERHDGRHSANSGSRHRTESRGNRSEHDNTIILYDQFTGLPTVYQPIDPALQPRNAPLTSLREAHAHLTLAAPRPREKEEHRRHQRREKRKTPERHTNVPPPIAPQIAAEGQAEDNSKLGKAKASPFVDAIQQERPPDRFVMPKLKRYEAKEDAVAFVCRFRQTMSLHNFSDALMCKIFPLTLSEPIMLWYNQLKPKSISCFNELELEFSKRFVTSNIQPKTLSMLVNMRRTAGETLRLYTERYWEVYNLIPDCDQGVAAESFMNGLDPTSAMFRDVSRNPPKTMGELMTIIEKDCVHEEAMAERHTSKAEPAKTIGPKKQWIDVRQNPLPPPPPLVGNLVSVIQGLVSEGRAAELRSEIDRAVASTSVCNVGASGKRKWEDPSFGGTITFSSDDLKGVQLPHADALVVTIAIEKSTVQRVLIDQGSSADVMFFSTYQSLGLSPAQLRTASAPLVSFMGAPVWPLGLTTLPVRAGSRILEIEFVVVASPSPYNVILGRTWLHEMQAVASTYHQVVKFVGWNGRQESLRGDQIQSKKCYISTVTNKQSCMEVQCVAAAPIPVIEDVGVLAEQRSAEELIRFSIPGEEGRYFLIGSSLSMDEREEMYQFLMRNIEVFAWTPQDMSGVDPSFAMHSLNVDPNRRPVVQKVRRSSAAHTEAVIAEVNQLLEAGVIREVLYPTWLANPVVVPKKNGKLRVCVDYTNLNDACPMDRFPLPRIEQMVDATAGCERLSFRDAYRGYHQIALDPEDQEKMAFISPRGTFCYKVVPFGLKNAGATFQRSITKMFPGMLGVKVEAYIDDLVCRSMFARDHLRDLGEVFAVLKHRKLRLNAEKCAFGVSSGKFLGYMVSRRGIEADPTQILAVQRLRAPRTIKEVQRLTGMVAALNRFIRRSSDLCRPFFRAITTSRRRFVWIEECEQALQSLKRYLSHAPLLVKPLPDEDLYLYLAISDHATSAVLVRREGMDHQPIFYSTVLWKTDTSSRILKFSQDLANFDIQFEPRTAIKGQVLADFFAELTPGLQDEANALATTADEARIQEEEVLEGPSVCQTEPLRARYSFGRKKPKRQWKLFSGDAWRLTVDGASNVHGAGAGIVLVSPSGTVHESVVSIGYTATNNEAEYEALIAGLQLALRLDADSVHVFCDSQLIVGHLNDDYQAKDQRMNAYVSHVLALFGRFGRVEVEWIAREHNAHADALAGLASVYKTSGSRTITFDEVPKPSFEKPSEQVMAIALGPSQLDSVVAYLKNQVLPTNKREAYKIRCRAANFFLGPNDNLYRRTFTGPDLHVVHDDLVPAVLEELHSGSCGAHSGGRSLAQRALTQGYWWPKMVKQSEEYVKLCVRCQKQASLIHQPAFPLKMITNLFTKWVEASPMIKTTAGDVERFIWKHIISRFGVPYAILSDNGSQFVASALKAFYAKRHITIQNSSVAYPQGNGQAEASNKTITRGLKRRLDRKLGKWVEELPHVLWAYRTTPRRSTGRTPFAMAYGMEAVLPLSTMIPTVRTENFNPIDNSALVGTELDLAKELRDNANLRHAAYQQEVARGYNRNVRARPFNVGDLVLRMVTEATKLTKLKDPYEGPYRVVEKIGHGVYKLAEMDGTPIANPWNAQKLRKFHG